A DNA window from Paenibacillus andongensis contains the following coding sequences:
- a CDS encoding DeoR/GlpR family DNA-binding transcription regulator produces the protein MLVAERWQRIVQLVNERGSIRVTELSELCQVTEETIRRDLDRLESEGKLMRSHGGAVSVKEAQSEVPFMERETAQSDFKNSIAKEAVSHIREHDRIILDASTTAWYMAKIIPDMPLTIITNSMKVALEVSGKEKIQVISTGGLLSPKSLSYVGPLAERSLDMYHVHKLFLSCKGVHIQRGISESNELQALIKRKMISIADETYLLADHSKFGMQSLTQVAGWPEIKHLITDGQTNKDDVEQIREKGVHVLQLDKG, from the coding sequence ATGCTGGTAGCGGAAAGATGGCAAAGAATCGTTCAGTTGGTGAATGAAAGAGGAAGTATTCGCGTAACGGAGCTCAGCGAGCTGTGCCAAGTAACAGAAGAAACGATACGACGTGATTTGGATCGGCTAGAAAGCGAAGGAAAGCTGATGCGCAGCCATGGCGGCGCTGTAAGTGTGAAGGAAGCGCAGTCGGAAGTCCCTTTCATGGAAAGGGAAACGGCGCAGTCGGATTTTAAGAACAGCATCGCGAAGGAAGCGGTATCGCATATTAGGGAGCATGATCGGATCATTTTAGATGCAAGTACAACAGCTTGGTATATGGCCAAAATAATTCCTGATATGCCGCTGACGATCATCACGAACTCGATGAAGGTTGCGCTTGAGGTGAGCGGTAAGGAGAAAATTCAGGTCATATCTACAGGTGGACTCCTTTCGCCAAAATCGTTGTCCTATGTAGGACCACTAGCGGAAAGATCCTTGGATATGTATCACGTTCATAAGCTGTTCTTGTCATGCAAAGGGGTTCATATCCAGCGTGGAATTAGCGAATCCAACGAGCTGCAAGCGCTCATTAAACGCAAAATGATCAGTATTGCTGATGAAACGTACTTGCTTGCTGACCATAGTAAATTCGGCATGCAATCTTTAACGCAAGTAGCCGGCTGGCCTGAGATCAAGCACTTGATTACAGACGGGCAAACCAACAAGGATGATGTGGAGCAGATTCGCGAAAAGGGTGTGCACGTCCTCCAATTAGATAAAGGTTAA
- a CDS encoding LutB/LldF family L-lactate oxidation iron-sulfur protein: MSDHKPGGTVKERSKVALNNDFLRNAVKFTTERLKNGKLAATEEHGNWEEWRERGRQIRLHTIAHLDYYLGKFVENARAQGVHVHFAADAADAVRLTMQIAEHKKAKSVVKSKSMVSEELHINHALEQIGVEAIETDLGEYIIQLAGETPSHIIIPAIHKNRYQIADLLSEDAGEKLEPDTGILAGYVRRKLREKFLEADIGMTGCNFAIAETGSIVLFENEGNARMVSTIPKTQITFMGMERIIPTLDDLEVMATLLPRSATGQKLTVYMSVISGPQREQDGDGPEEMHVIILDNGRSLQLGDPEFQELLNCIRCGACLNACPVYRHIGGHAYGGVYSGPIGAVLTPALNKNVDQWDDIASASSLCGACYEACPVKIPLHDMLIYLRQRKVERGGADFVEKAGMKGFNFLMSDAKRVKALIKIGRIGQKLLVRDGHIKAKIGPLKGWNSYRYAPSLAKKTFRESWKDIEQGLEGTFPELDSVMKARMEKLVADRKDGGGGHHHG, translated from the coding sequence ATGAGCGATCATAAACCTGGTGGGACCGTCAAGGAAAGATCCAAAGTCGCGCTGAACAATGACTTTCTTCGCAATGCGGTTAAGTTCACGACCGAACGTCTGAAGAATGGGAAGCTGGCAGCGACTGAAGAGCATGGGAACTGGGAAGAGTGGCGGGAGCGAGGCAGGCAAATTAGGCTGCATACGATTGCACACTTGGACTACTATCTTGGCAAATTTGTTGAAAATGCGAGAGCGCAGGGTGTACATGTGCATTTCGCAGCAGATGCTGCAGATGCTGTTCGTTTGACGATGCAAATCGCCGAGCATAAGAAGGCTAAAAGTGTCGTTAAGTCCAAGTCAATGGTTTCCGAAGAATTGCATATCAACCATGCGCTTGAGCAAATCGGTGTCGAGGCGATTGAAACGGACCTTGGCGAATATATTATTCAGCTGGCAGGCGAAACGCCTTCACATATTATAATTCCGGCGATTCACAAAAATCGCTATCAGATCGCCGATCTGCTTTCTGAGGATGCAGGCGAGAAGCTTGAGCCGGACACGGGTATATTGGCTGGCTATGTAAGAAGGAAGCTGCGCGAGAAGTTCCTTGAAGCCGACATTGGGATGACGGGCTGTAATTTTGCTATTGCGGAGACAGGGTCTATCGTTCTTTTCGAAAATGAAGGCAATGCTCGGATGGTTAGTACCATCCCTAAGACACAAATCACGTTTATGGGCATGGAGCGAATCATTCCTACGTTAGACGATCTCGAAGTCATGGCAACCTTGCTGCCGCGATCGGCTACTGGACAGAAACTCACGGTGTATATGTCTGTGATTTCTGGACCGCAGCGGGAGCAGGACGGCGATGGACCGGAAGAAATGCACGTCATTATCCTAGATAATGGACGTTCCTTGCAGCTTGGAGATCCTGAGTTCCAGGAATTGCTGAATTGTATTCGCTGCGGGGCATGCCTGAATGCATGTCCGGTTTACCGTCACATCGGCGGCCACGCTTATGGCGGTGTATATAGTGGTCCGATCGGCGCTGTGCTTACGCCGGCACTTAACAAAAACGTCGACCAATGGGACGACATCGCGAGTGCATCAAGTCTTTGCGGTGCCTGTTATGAGGCATGCCCGGTGAAGATACCGCTGCACGATATGCTGATTTATCTCCGTCAACGCAAAGTAGAACGGGGGGGGGCGGATTTTGTTGAGAAAGCCGGCATGAAAGGCTTTAATTTCTTGATGTCCGACGCGAAGCGGGTTAAAGCGTTGATCAAAATCGGTCGCATTGGTCAGAAATTGTTAGTTCGTGATGGTCATATTAAAGCGAAGATAGGTCCGTTAAAAGGTTGGAATTCGTATCGGTATGCGCCTAGTTTGGCGAAGAAGACATTCCGTGAATCCTGGAAGGACATAGAGCAGGGTTTAGAAGGAACATTCCCTGAACTTGATTCCGTGATGAAAGCCCGCATGGAGAAGCTTGTGGCTGACCGCAAAGACGGTGGAGGAGGACATCACCATGGCTAA
- the ptsP gene encoding phosphoenolpyruvate--protein phosphotransferase, translating into MTKRLTGIAASPGIAIAKAFRPTNDHYEPARENVADVLIEVERFRKAVEEAKQELEEIKDLTEQRMGASKAEIFEAHLMLLEDPDYIDAIIEGIENEGMNAEFKLHEVASSFIEMLSSMDNELLRERASDVRDVTGRIMSRLRGVTYAAIAAINEPCILIAEDLTPSDTAQLNLDYVLGFVTEIGSRTSHSAIMARSLEVPAIVGAGAAAAEIKSGTMMIMDAVDGVVLITPSDEEMETYKARKEAYDQRRIELRKLLDQPTISADGRRVELAANIGSVEDLQKVLANGAEGIGLFRTEFLYMGRSALPSEEEQFLVYKHVLERMNNKPVVIRTLDIGGDKELPYMKLPVESNPFLGLRAVRLCLSKQDLFRTQLRALLRASSYGQLKIMFPMIAVVDELLAAKQLLQEEKEKLVQEGIVVSETIEVGIMIEVPAAALAADFLAKEADFFSIGTNDLIQYTMAADRMNETVSYLYQPCHPAILRLIQMVIQAAAKEGKWVGMCGEMAGDETAIPILLGLGLHEFSMSASSILPARALIKQTSHKEWVGYTEEILSMSSQSLIKQFVEQKTRSDLK; encoded by the coding sequence ATGACAAAACGACTAACCGGCATTGCTGCTTCCCCCGGCATTGCGATAGCGAAAGCTTTTCGGCCTACCAACGATCATTACGAACCTGCCCGTGAGAATGTGGCAGACGTTCTTATAGAGGTAGAACGTTTCCGCAAAGCAGTCGAGGAAGCGAAACAAGAGTTAGAGGAAATTAAAGATTTGACCGAACAGCGCATGGGTGCTTCAAAAGCGGAAATTTTCGAAGCACATCTCATGCTTCTGGAAGATCCGGATTATATCGATGCCATTATAGAGGGCATTGAAAACGAAGGCATGAATGCTGAATTTAAGCTGCATGAAGTTGCGAGCAGCTTCATAGAAATGCTTAGCTCCATGGATAACGAGCTGCTCAGGGAACGCGCTAGTGATGTGCGCGACGTTACCGGCCGGATCATGAGCCGACTTCGCGGTGTCACCTATGCGGCGATTGCGGCCATCAACGAGCCGTGTATTTTGATAGCGGAAGATTTGACGCCGTCCGATACCGCACAGTTAAATCTCGATTATGTGCTTGGCTTTGTCACGGAAATCGGCAGCCGTACTTCTCATTCGGCGATCATGGCTCGCTCACTTGAGGTGCCAGCTATCGTTGGAGCAGGAGCAGCGGCAGCGGAAATCAAGTCAGGCACAATGATGATTATGGATGCCGTAGATGGCGTCGTACTCATCACGCCGAGCGATGAAGAGATGGAGACCTACAAAGCCCGTAAAGAAGCGTATGATCAGCGAAGAATCGAACTGCGTAAACTGTTGGATCAACCTACGATTTCCGCAGACGGGCGCCGCGTAGAATTGGCTGCCAATATCGGCAGTGTGGAAGATTTACAGAAGGTGTTAGCTAACGGGGCGGAAGGCATTGGTTTATTTCGGACGGAATTTCTTTATATGGGACGCAGCGCTCTGCCTAGTGAAGAAGAGCAGTTCCTGGTCTATAAGCATGTGTTGGAACGAATGAACAATAAGCCTGTCGTCATACGCACGCTCGATATAGGTGGGGATAAAGAACTCCCATACATGAAGCTCCCTGTTGAGAGCAATCCATTCCTTGGCTTGCGCGCGGTGCGTTTGTGTCTGAGCAAGCAGGATCTGTTTCGTACACAGCTAAGGGCGCTTCTGAGAGCAAGCAGCTATGGACAATTGAAAATTATGTTCCCGATGATTGCCGTTGTGGATGAACTGCTGGCGGCCAAACAATTGCTGCAAGAAGAAAAAGAGAAGCTAGTTCAAGAAGGCATTGTCGTATCCGAAACCATAGAGGTCGGGATTATGATTGAGGTGCCGGCTGCGGCACTAGCAGCGGATTTCTTGGCGAAAGAGGCCGATTTCTTCAGTATTGGAACGAATGATCTTATCCAATACACAATGGCGGCTGATCGGATGAATGAAACCGTTTCTTACTTGTACCAACCTTGCCATCCAGCCATCTTACGATTAATTCAAATGGTTATTCAGGCAGCTGCCAAAGAAGGGAAATGGGTTGGCATGTGCGGAGAAATGGCTGGTGACGAAACGGCCATACCCATTCTACTCGGCTTGGGACTCCATGAATTCAGCATGAGTGCCAGTTCGATTTTGCCGGCAAGAGCCTTAATTAAACAAACTTCACATAAGGAGTGGGTAGGCTACACGGAGGAGATTTTATCCATGAGCAGTCAATCCCTCATTAAACAATTCGTAGAACAGAAAACAAGGAGTGACTTGAAATGA
- a CDS encoding PTS sugar transporter subunit IIA → MTILSTNKIKLNAKPKDKFEAIRMAGQLLVEAGHVSAAYIDKMLEREQTLSTYMGNGLAIPHGTQDSKSLILSTGLSIVQIPEGVDFGEGEKANLVIGIAAAGNDHLDILTNVAMICSEDENMELIMKAATPEEMVKIFESGMES, encoded by the coding sequence ATGACGATCTTATCAACGAATAAAATTAAATTAAACGCGAAGCCAAAGGATAAATTCGAGGCTATTCGGATGGCAGGCCAACTGTTAGTAGAAGCAGGTCATGTGTCAGCGGCTTACATCGATAAAATGCTGGAACGAGAACAAACATTATCCACGTATATGGGAAATGGTCTGGCCATCCCGCACGGTACGCAGGATTCCAAATCACTGATTTTATCGACTGGATTATCGATTGTGCAAATTCCAGAGGGTGTGGATTTCGGCGAAGGCGAGAAAGCTAACTTAGTCATTGGTATTGCTGCCGCGGGTAATGATCATCTGGATATCTTAACGAATGTCGCGATGATTTGTTCCGAAGATGAGAACATGGAGCTGATCATGAAGGCGGCAACGCCGGAAGAAATGGTGAAAATTTTCGAAAGCGGGATGGAGTCATGA
- a CDS encoding LutC/YkgG family protein, producing MAKSDAAFLQKLHQEALKDQEAFFSNISNRLGRAKPLQTAPSHSTKGAPEFWEQVDLPLEQRIQLFMTNWQKAGGHTKRLRSMNEAEDFIANFIVETQAKHLIIQDQPELESIRASLADTETEITVWNAEGADPATKDELVAKAAGADIGIVAVQHAVAYTGSLVVTSDATRGRSVSLLPTTFIAIIPVDRLRTKLGEVLRPFDELAAKDRPVGIHFISGPSRSADIENDLTIGVHGPGIVYALIIE from the coding sequence ATGGCTAAATCAGATGCAGCATTTCTCCAGAAGCTTCACCAAGAAGCCCTGAAGGATCAGGAGGCCTTCTTTTCTAATATTTCTAATCGGCTAGGCAGAGCTAAGCCATTGCAAACAGCTCCTTCGCATAGCACGAAGGGAGCTCCTGAATTCTGGGAGCAGGTGGATCTCCCGCTCGAACAGCGTATTCAGTTGTTCATGACGAACTGGCAGAAGGCTGGGGGCCATACGAAGCGTTTGAGGAGTATGAATGAAGCTGAGGACTTCATTGCAAACTTCATCGTAGAAACACAAGCAAAGCACTTGATCATTCAGGATCAACCTGAGCTAGAGTCTATTCGAGCTTCGCTTGCTGACACGGAAACGGAGATCACGGTGTGGAACGCAGAAGGTGCTGATCCTGCTACCAAAGATGAGCTTGTCGCGAAAGCGGCAGGAGCGGACATCGGCATCGTGGCGGTCCAGCACGCTGTCGCGTACACAGGTTCACTCGTAGTCACATCCGATGCGACTAGAGGCAGAAGTGTCAGTTTGCTGCCAACCACTTTCATTGCTATCATCCCAGTGGATCGTCTAAGGACGAAATTGGGCGAAGTATTGCGCCCATTCGATGAACTTGCTGCCAAAGATAGACCGGTAGGCATTCATTTCATTTCGGGTCCGAGCCGATCGGCCGACATCGAGAATGATTTGACCATTGGTGTCCATGGACCCGGCATCGTTTATGCACTTATCATTGAGTAA
- a CDS encoding mannitol-1-phosphate 5-dehydrogenase, translated as MRAVHFGAGNIGRGFIGLILSQAGYEVIFSDVNDSLVELLQERKSYTVRLANEDQDTFTVSNVSAINGKNLEDVARAVAEADLVTTAVGVNILKHIAAGIAKGIEMRIERGAAPLHIIACENAIGGSTQLKEHVYAHLNEDLREKVSACIAFPDAAVDRIVPIQHNEDPLQVTVEPFYEWVVDESQMMEGFDAIQGIHYVKHLEPYIERKLFTVNTGHCSAAYLGYLHGFTTIQDAMANSQVASLVRHVMHETGALLIKKHGFDLAQHEQYIDKILNRFIDPHLIDEVTRVGRSPIRKLSSNDRLVRPALQAYELGMKPTYLAMAMAAAFLFKDQEDPEAAEIQADLRKLGVDQTITKYTTIGEDHLIHEMIRTQYEQLQQSDRS; from the coding sequence ATGAGGGCTGTCCATTTTGGTGCAGGGAATATCGGCAGGGGGTTCATTGGTTTGATTTTGTCCCAAGCCGGTTATGAAGTGATCTTCTCCGATGTGAATGATAGCTTAGTTGAGTTATTACAGGAGAGGAAGTCCTATACAGTACGCCTGGCTAATGAGGATCAAGATACATTCACCGTGTCAAATGTTTCAGCAATTAATGGAAAGAACTTGGAAGATGTAGCTAGAGCTGTTGCTGAGGCCGATCTGGTTACAACAGCCGTAGGCGTGAACATATTAAAACATATCGCCGCTGGCATCGCCAAAGGGATTGAAATGCGGATCGAACGCGGCGCGGCGCCGCTGCACATCATTGCATGTGAGAATGCAATTGGTGGAAGTACGCAGCTCAAAGAACACGTATACGCTCATCTTAATGAAGATCTGCGCGAAAAAGTTAGCGCATGCATCGCATTTCCTGATGCAGCTGTTGATCGGATTGTTCCCATCCAACATAATGAAGACCCGCTGCAAGTCACGGTCGAGCCTTTCTACGAATGGGTCGTTGACGAGTCCCAAATGATGGAGGGCTTCGACGCTATCCAAGGTATTCATTATGTGAAACATTTGGAGCCGTACATTGAGCGCAAGCTGTTTACTGTGAATACAGGGCACTGCAGTGCTGCTTATCTTGGATATTTACATGGCTTCACGACGATTCAAGATGCGATGGCGAACTCGCAAGTTGCCTCGCTTGTGCGTCATGTGATGCATGAGACCGGCGCCCTGCTTATCAAAAAGCACGGCTTTGATCTTGCTCAACATGAGCAGTATATCGATAAAATATTGAACAGATTCATCGACCCCCATTTGATTGACGAGGTTACTCGGGTAGGAAGATCGCCGATTCGCAAATTATCCAGCAATGATCGTCTTGTTCGGCCTGCTCTACAAGCATACGAGCTTGGGATGAAACCAACCTATTTGGCTATGGCAATGGCCGCTGCCTTCTTATTTAAGGATCAGGAAGATCCTGAAGCCGCCGAGATTCAAGCTGATTTACGAAAGCTCGGAGTTGACCAAACGATTACGAAGTATACGACCATTGGCGAAGATCACCTGATCCATGAGATGATTAGAACGCAATATGAACAATTACAACAATCCGATCGATCTTGA
- a CDS encoding BglG family transcription antiterminator — MSLSNRNRQILELLMNRTDDITAGEIAAEINVSTRTVHRELSELETILAAYGLALQKKSGKGIQLQAKPEKLEAFRRMLYGMMDIEFSAEDRKIMILCTLLQEDEPVKLFTLSHDLGVTVPTITHDLDELESWVQKSDLILVRKRGYGVGLSGSEANKRRMIAQLAKNGLDEADLFGKNVNSHSPVTQRLLELIGKENFTKVEAALWLAEDEGLSELSEQDYTNLLIHISITIARIQQGRQIELHPEPYSLRPNKLLTHTIEQLSKVIPIVLTTPEIFYIAELLEPKSLKHPNQLLPMEELSYMEIVWKLIRNMESSIAVRFSDDRSLREGLLSHLESALKRLQAGATIRNPLLSQIKKDYEALFDAIRRAVDKTITEIAVPDEEIGFLVMHFGASIERQKQFRRNVKAILVCTSGIGTSKMLAVRLTKELPQIDIIGHASWFEAARIPKREYDLIISTVDLPLEEDQYLKLSPLLTKEEAERLRLFIQNVTLQKEAGERGEAPQDADSTDRLHRIQHYVNEIVSIIDPFTVYNIEQSFHSLRETLEVICGYVRHSGVIDDVEPIVKLLLERERLSSQVIPDTGLALFHIRSEQVRKPSFTLFRLKEDLLLDQGMGSDVKQLLLMLGPKELSKESLEVLSEISSFLLIPEMIELLKSGTQSEIKHFLSQELAAFLENKK; from the coding sequence ATGAGCCTGTCTAACAGGAATCGTCAAATCCTAGAGCTGTTAATGAATCGAACGGATGATATTACAGCAGGCGAAATCGCTGCCGAAATCAATGTAAGCACAAGAACGGTTCATAGGGAGCTGTCCGAGTTGGAGACGATTTTGGCAGCTTATGGATTAGCTTTGCAAAAAAAATCGGGGAAAGGGATCCAACTGCAAGCAAAACCAGAAAAACTTGAGGCTTTCCGACGCATGTTATACGGGATGATGGACATTGAGTTTTCTGCCGAGGATCGCAAAATCATGATTCTGTGCACCTTGCTGCAAGAAGATGAGCCTGTCAAACTGTTCACTTTGTCGCATGATTTGGGTGTAACAGTTCCAACCATCACACACGATCTCGATGAGCTGGAAAGCTGGGTACAGAAGTCTGACCTAATCCTAGTACGTAAAAGAGGGTATGGGGTTGGTTTGAGCGGTTCCGAGGCGAATAAACGCAGGATGATTGCACAGCTTGCCAAAAACGGTCTTGATGAAGCTGATTTATTTGGGAAAAATGTGAATTCGCATTCGCCAGTTACACAAAGGTTGTTGGAGCTCATTGGGAAAGAAAACTTTACGAAGGTGGAAGCCGCACTTTGGCTTGCTGAAGATGAAGGTTTAAGTGAACTATCCGAACAGGATTACACCAATCTGCTCATTCATATTTCAATAACTATCGCCAGAATTCAGCAGGGTAGACAGATCGAACTGCACCCTGAACCGTACTCGCTTCGCCCCAATAAGCTGCTTACCCATACGATTGAGCAGCTATCTAAGGTCATTCCAATTGTATTAACAACACCAGAAATTTTCTATATTGCCGAATTACTGGAGCCCAAGTCACTCAAACATCCGAATCAGCTGCTTCCTATGGAAGAGCTAAGCTATATGGAAATCGTATGGAAGCTCATTCGGAACATGGAGAGCAGTATCGCGGTCCGTTTCAGCGATGATCGTTCATTACGAGAGGGGCTGCTTAGCCATTTGGAGTCCGCTTTGAAGCGGCTGCAAGCAGGAGCAACTATTCGCAATCCGCTTTTATCGCAAATCAAGAAAGATTATGAGGCTCTATTTGATGCTATACGGAGAGCTGTAGATAAAACGATAACTGAAATTGCCGTGCCCGATGAAGAAATTGGCTTTCTGGTCATGCATTTCGGAGCTTCAATCGAGAGACAAAAGCAATTTAGGCGTAACGTCAAAGCGATTCTCGTATGTACAAGTGGGATAGGGACTTCCAAAATGTTAGCCGTAAGACTGACGAAAGAACTACCGCAAATTGATATTATCGGCCATGCTTCTTGGTTTGAAGCAGCGCGCATCCCCAAAAGGGAATACGATTTGATTATATCTACGGTAGACTTGCCTTTGGAGGAAGATCAGTACTTGAAGCTAAGTCCGTTGTTAACGAAGGAAGAGGCCGAGCGACTTAGGCTGTTTATTCAAAATGTAACGCTGCAAAAAGAAGCTGGAGAACGAGGTGAAGCGCCTCAAGATGCTGATTCAACGGACAGATTGCATCGTATTCAACACTATGTAAACGAAATCGTAAGCATCATCGATCCATTCACGGTGTATAACATCGAGCAAAGCTTTCACAGTCTGAGAGAAACTCTCGAGGTCATTTGTGGATATGTGAGACACTCGGGTGTGATCGATGATGTGGAGCCAATTGTCAAGTTGCTTTTAGAAAGAGAGCGATTAAGCAGTCAAGTTATCCCAGACACGGGCTTGGCCCTCTTTCACATTCGAAGCGAGCAGGTTAGGAAGCCATCATTCACCTTGTTTCGACTAAAGGAAGATCTGCTGTTAGACCAAGGTATGGGGTCAGATGTAAAGCAGCTGCTGCTCATGCTTGGTCCGAAGGAACTTTCCAAAGAAAGCCTGGAAGTGCTTAGTGAGATAAGTTCTTTTTTATTGATTCCTGAAATGATTGAGCTGTTGAAATCGGGGACTCAGTCTGAAATCAAGCACTTTTTATCCCAGGAACTCGCTGCCTTTTTAGAAAATAAAAAATAA
- a CDS encoding PTS mannitol transporter subunit IICB, whose product MSAIPAQQKASSGEFRVKVQSFGRFLSGMVMPNIGAFIAWGLITALFIPTGWIPNEYLAKLVGPMITYLLPILIGYTGGTMIHGTRGGVIGAVTTMGVVVGTDIPMFLGAMIVGPFAAWVLKKFDKSIEGKVKSGFEMLVNNFSSGIIGAILAVLAYTVVGPAVQVVSKALASGVQALVNAGLLPLANVLIEPGKILFLNNAINHGVLSPIALDQASKTGKSILFMLESNPGPGLGILLAYWMVGRGAAKLSAPGSAIIHFFGGIHEIYFPYILMNPRLILAVIAGGVTGTFTFSLFNAGLVAPPSPGSIFAYIAMAPKGGMLPIFTGVITSTIVSFAVGALLLKTTKQSENEEDLEQATAKMKEMKQAPAAAAAEKVSASTLTPASEVHKIVFSCDAGMGSSAMGASILRKKMKEADIDVIVVNTAISEIPPDADIVITHKSLTDRARNKAPEAEHISIENFMKSPEYDDLVKRLS is encoded by the coding sequence ATGAGTGCAATTCCTGCACAACAGAAAGCATCTTCCGGAGAATTCCGGGTGAAAGTACAAAGTTTCGGCCGTTTTTTGAGCGGTATGGTGATGCCTAACATTGGCGCATTCATCGCTTGGGGATTAATTACGGCTTTATTTATTCCGACTGGCTGGATTCCAAATGAATATTTGGCTAAGCTCGTCGGCCCCATGATTACTTATCTACTCCCTATTCTAATTGGTTATACGGGAGGTACGATGATACACGGAACACGCGGAGGCGTCATCGGCGCTGTAACCACGATGGGAGTTGTCGTCGGAACGGATATCCCCATGTTTCTTGGGGCGATGATCGTAGGTCCGTTCGCCGCGTGGGTGCTCAAGAAGTTCGATAAATCGATTGAAGGGAAAGTAAAATCCGGCTTCGAAATGCTCGTCAACAATTTCTCTTCAGGCATCATCGGCGCCATACTTGCGGTTCTTGCTTACACGGTAGTTGGCCCTGCGGTTCAGGTCGTGAGTAAAGCTCTTGCTTCCGGAGTTCAAGCACTTGTGAATGCAGGCCTGCTCCCACTAGCGAACGTTCTGATTGAGCCTGGTAAAATATTGTTCTTAAACAATGCGATTAATCACGGGGTGCTAAGCCCGATTGCTTTGGATCAAGCTTCCAAAACAGGCAAGTCGATCTTGTTCATGCTGGAGTCCAATCCGGGTCCGGGACTTGGTATCCTGCTCGCGTATTGGATGGTGGGACGCGGCGCAGCGAAACTTTCCGCTCCTGGTTCGGCTATTATTCACTTCTTTGGCGGTATTCATGAAATTTACTTCCCGTACATTCTCATGAATCCGCGTCTGATCCTGGCTGTAATCGCAGGTGGCGTAACAGGTACGTTCACGTTCTCCCTGTTCAATGCAGGTTTAGTTGCTCCACCGTCACCGGGAAGCATTTTCGCTTACATTGCTATGGCTCCTAAAGGCGGTATGCTGCCGATTTTCACTGGGGTTATCACATCTACGATTGTTTCTTTTGCAGTCGGTGCCTTATTGTTGAAAACGACGAAGCAAAGCGAGAATGAAGAAGATTTGGAACAGGCTACAGCGAAAATGAAAGAAATGAAACAAGCGCCTGCTGCTGCGGCAGCTGAAAAAGTCAGCGCCTCAACGTTGACACCTGCTTCCGAAGTCCATAAAATTGTGTTCTCCTGTGATGCAGGCATGGGTTCAAGCGCGATGGGAGCTTCTATTCTAAGAAAGAAAATGAAAGAAGCTGATATCGATGTCATCGTGGTCAACACAGCCATTAGTGAGATTCCACCTGATGCGGATATCGTTATCACCCATAAATCATTAACCGACCGAGCCCGTAATAAGGCTCCGGAAGCTGAACATATTTCCATCGAAAATTTCATGAAAAGCCCAGAATACGATGATCTTGTCAAACGATTAAGCTAA
- a CDS encoding (Fe-S)-binding protein, producing MKVSLFITCLSDLVYPKVGESMVQLLAKYGVKLDFPATQTCCGQPAFNSGYWEEARGSALTLLQAFEDSDFVISPSGSCTSMIHHYYPKLFENDPINLARANRLVEKTYEFTQFLVQVLGVTDLGAVFPHKVTYHPSCHGSRLLGVKEEPMQLMKNIRDLELVPLPHAEDCCGFGGTFAVKMCDISGAMVSEKSDHVLETEAEVLVGLDMGCLMNIAGNLSYRGKPVKVMHLAELLFEGVKLAHERS from the coding sequence ATGAAAGTATCCTTATTCATTACGTGCTTGAGCGACCTTGTTTATCCCAAGGTTGGTGAGTCTATGGTTCAATTACTTGCCAAATATGGCGTCAAGCTAGACTTCCCTGCAACTCAGACATGCTGCGGTCAACCTGCCTTCAATAGCGGCTATTGGGAAGAGGCGCGAGGATCCGCGTTGACACTGCTTCAAGCGTTTGAAGACAGTGATTTTGTCATATCACCTTCGGGTTCATGCACAAGCATGATTCATCATTATTATCCGAAGCTTTTTGAAAATGACCCTATTAATCTAGCAAGAGCTAACCGATTAGTAGAAAAAACATATGAATTCACGCAGTTCCTCGTGCAAGTATTAGGTGTGACTGATTTGGGGGCCGTGTTCCCGCACAAAGTGACCTATCATCCGTCCTGCCACGGCAGTCGACTATTAGGCGTCAAAGAGGAACCCATGCAGCTGATGAAAAATATCCGAGATTTGGAGCTTGTGCCTCTTCCTCATGCGGAGGATTGCTGTGGATTTGGCGGGACTTTTGCGGTGAAAATGTGTGATATCTCAGGTGCTATGGTATCTGAGAAATCGGATCACGTGCTGGAAACGGAAGCAGAGGTGCTAGTGGGACTAGATATGGGATGTTTAATGAATATTGCAGGCAATTTATCCTACCGTGGAAAACCCGTGAAGGTCATGCATCTAGCGGAATTACTATTCGAGGGAGTGAAGCTGGCGCATGAGCGATCATAA